DNA from Pirellulales bacterium:
ACTGGGCCTTCACCAGTTCCGTTGCTGCCAACTGGCATCCCGTCACGGTGTTGTCGCACATGCTCGACAGCCAGTTGTATGGCCTTGCTCCGCGCGGCCATCACCTGACGAATGTGCTGCTGCACGCGGCCAATGTTGCCCTGCTGTTCTGGCTGCTCGGGCGGATGACTTCGCGGATGTGGCCGAGTGCCCTGGTGGCGGCGTTCTTCGCCTGGCATCCGCAGCGCGTCGAATCGGTCGCGTGGGTCGCGGAGCGTAAGGATGTGCTCTCGACGTTTTTCATGCTGCTCGCGTTGCACGCTTATACCCGCTACGCGACGGATCGCCGTGGGGCGTTTTACATCGCAGCGCTCGCCGCGTTCGCCCTGGGTCTCATGTCGAAGCCGATGCTCGTCACCCTCCCCTTTTTGTTGCTGCTGATCGACTACTGGCCGCTGGGACGCATCGCGTGGCTGCCGAGTGGCGCTTCGCGCGTTGCACCACAAACGCTCGTCCGTTTGCTGGTCGAGAAGCTTCCGTTTCTGCTTTTGTCGCTGGGCGCCATCTACATGACGGTCTGGGCGCAAGGCCGTACCGGCACCATTATGCAGATCCCACTCGCCGCCCGCGTCGCGAACGCCCTGAATTCCTATTGGGCCTATCTCGGAACGACGCTCTACCCCTATCCGCTTTACGTCCCCTACCTCTTCATCGAGCGGAATGTCCCCCTGGCGCTGACGGTGCTGGGAGCGATCGCGCTCGTCGCGATCACCCTGGTGGCGATCTTCGTCCGTCCCCGCGCGTACTTCACCACCGGCTGGCTCTGGTACGTCGGCACCCTCGTGCCGGTGATCGGATTCGTGCAGGTTGGCGAACAATCGATGGCCGATCGCTACACCTACGTGCCGGCTATTGGTCTCTATCTGATCATCGCCTGGGCAATGGCCGAACTGGCAGAACGTGGCACGGCATGGCGCCGTGCGTCGCTCGCCTTGTCTGGGGCAGCACTGCTGGTGCTGGTCGTGCTCTCGATCGTGCAGGTCGGTTATTGGCGCGACACGCGAACCCTCTTCGAGCACACGTTGAAATTCTCGCCCGACAGCCATTCGGCGCGTATGGCACTTGCCGCGCAGGCGAGCTACGACGGCGACCACCAGCTCGCCCTGGTCGAGGCCCGGCACGCCCTGGCAATCGACGCTCGATCGAATCTCGCCAAGGTCACGATTGCCCGTTCGCTGGCGCGCACGGGCAAGACGGGCGAGGCGATCGAGGCCTACGCCCCCGCCATCGCCGAGAACCCGCGCCTGCCGATCCTGCTCGTCGAGCTGGCGCGCATCCATGCCACGTGCGACGAAGCGCG
Protein-coding regions in this window:
- a CDS encoding glycosyltransferase family 39 protein; this encodes MTTVIYAPTFVVPFDFLAFDDTFYVKDEPNINAGFRSGSLHWAFTSSVAANWHPVTVLSHMLDSQLYGLAPRGHHLTNVLLHAANVALLFWLLGRMTSRMWPSALVAAFFAWHPQRVESVAWVAERKDVLSTFFMLLALHAYTRYATDRRGAFYIAALAAFALGLMSKPMLVTLPFLLLLIDYWPLGRIAWLPSGASRVAPQTLVRLLVEKLPFLLLSLGAIYMTVWAQGRTGTIMQIPLAARVANALNSYWAYLGTTLYPYPLYVPYLFIERNVPLALTVLGAIALVAITLVAIFVRPRAYFTTGWLWYVGTLVPVIGFVQVGEQSMADRYTYVPAIGLYLIIAWAMAELAERGTAWRRASLALSGAALLVLVVLSIVQVGYWRDTRTLFEHTLKFSPDSHSARMALAAQASYDGDHQLALVEARHALAIDARSNLAKVTIARSLARTGKTGEAIEAYAPAIAENPRLPILLVELARIHATCDEARYRNGPAAVRYALAAHQRFGAQNPMVLDTLAAAYAEAGNWPAAEQTATTALKMSQTLYAAGYTEVQPLIDGLEARLALYRQQKPYRVPLGVWKYLVE